TACATTGGATTTTTATTACCTTTAGCTTAAAATATTTACATAAAACGATAAGAGTTTTACATCATGTTAACATTCAAGAAAGTTAAGACTATCAAGATCTTTAACAAAGTAAGAATAGACCAAGACGAAAATTGCATATTAGCTTTTAATACATATCAGCCTAAAACAATTTGTGACTAGTAAGGGGCAAATGAATTTTTGAGAAAGGCTGAAAACTATCTTAAGTTAACGAGGATGAAGTAAATGGAATAAAATTAGACATCAAGTAATATGTTACAATAATAGAAACACATTTTTGTTAGAAACGTATTAGCAAAGAACATGTGGTAATCACTGATGAACTTTCCATAGCTTAATTTTAAGGGCTTCTTTATTAATCTTTTTAAATTTTATTTTAGTCTCTCTAAAGCACGTCAAACCAATGAATTTAGTCGTTTGTTAAATACTATGTTTATTACTTATCAAAAGTTGATTCTCTTTCTAGGTAAAGATTGAACCTTCACTTTTAAATCTTAGGAATCTATTCACATAACATGGACTATTACTTATCAAATGTTTCGCAAGTTAAAAAAGACCTAGTTCCTATAAAGGGAAGTAAAGGAGCTTATATCCAATGGTTAGTAACAAAGGATCATGGCGCACATTATGCAGTAAGAAAATTCACATTAGAACCTTATGGAATTATTCCTATGCATTATCATAAGTATCAAGAAACTGTAGTAATT
The nucleotide sequence above comes from Sulfurisphaera javensis. Encoded proteins:
- a CDS encoding cupin domain-containing protein, whose amino-acid sequence is MDYYLSNVSQVKKDLVPIKGSKGAYIQWLVTKDHGAHYAVRKFTLEPYGIIPMHYHKYQETVVITKGKCKVCVADKTYELKEGDYIFIDANVKHAFVNYEGELEFFCIIDYPDDMSIHTLDEKCE